The sequence below is a genomic window from Hominilimicola fabiformis.
ATCAAAAATCTCTCTCACACTTCCGTGTGACTTATATCTTGCATAGCGGTCAAATTCTGGTCGGCTGAACCAAAGCATAAGATATTCAGGGTCTAATTCCTCTTTATTTTCAACTTCAAAAACTGTATAAGAGCTTGAAATGATACAATCTTCTTCATCTAAATAAGCAATAGAGATTTTCTCTCCATTTCGTGAAGTAACGGGTCCGTATGCAAACTGTCCCGTTCTAACTATCTTATAATTCGATAAATCAGTTCCTACAATATTTGCGATTGACGGAATAAATTTTTTACTTATACTTACACCAAGCAACTTTGTTACGGCTAAATCCCTATTACGCTCGTCCACAAGTCGAATGTAATTGCCTAATATCTTATATTCTTTTTCCATTCCTACCACCTTAACCAATGTATTTTCTATGAGCAATTTTAACATTACTCTGCTTAACCATTGCATACTGCAATGTCGTATCTATTCTTCTATGCCCCAAGAGTTGCTGAAGCTGCTCTATCGGCATTCCTTTATCTATCGCCATTGTCGCAAGCGTTCGCCTGAATTTATGAGGGTGTACCTTATTTAGTCCCAATCGTTTTCCAAGCTGTCGTAACCTCACTTCAATACCTCCGATATTCATTCGATTATACGGAGATTGTAATGATACAAAAAGTGCCGGGTTATCGTCCTTGCGACTGTTTAGATAATTCTGCAAATGTATTTTTGTTCTTGCATCAAAATATACAATTCGTTCCTTATCGCCTTTGCCGAAAACAACACATTCTCTTTCGTTAAAATCTATATCCTCACGATTTAGTAACACCATTTCTCCGACACGCATACCCGTTGAAGCAAGCATATCAATCATTGCCAAGTCCCTGAGTTCCGTGCAATTATCCCTCATCAATTCAAGTGCTTCATCTGAATA
It includes:
- a CDS encoding restriction endonuclease subunit S, whose product is MEKEYKILGNYIRLVDERNRDLAVTKLLGVSISKKFIPSIANIVGTDLSNYKIVRTGQFAYGPVTSRNGEKISIAYLDEEDCIISSSYTVFEVENKEELDPEYLMLWFSRPEFDRYARYKSHGSVREIFDWNELCMVELPVPDIEKQRNIVKAYKTITDRIALKQKINDNLAA
- the xerA gene encoding site-specific tyrosine recombinase/integron integrase, producing the protein MKQNLITDVIQGMLPYLNNAQTERLQEVLQHTLFDYEVTKTEKEKKLSEQNLVESFLSAKRIEGCSEKTLKYYNATIQSMLDGIGKSIKYVVTDDIRCYLTEYQAKKKSSKVTIDNIRRILSSFFSWLEDEDYILKSPVRRIHKVKTGTNIKETYSDEALELMRDNCTELRDLAMIDMLASTGMRVGEMVLLNREDIDFNERECVVFGKGDKERIVYFDARTKIHLQNYLNSRKDDNPALFVSLQSPYNRMNIGGIEVRLRQLGKRLGLNKVHPHKFRRTLATMAIDKGMPIEQLQQLLGHRRIDTTLQYAMVKQSNVKIAHRKYIG